Proteins found in one Gimesia chilikensis genomic segment:
- a CDS encoding DUF1501 domain-containing protein: MQSDLTTMQPPCGQIQRRTFLSDLGYGATGMALSMLLNREGSGQAASTSSGAVTQGPHFTPRAKSVIWIFLSGGYSQMETFDPKPELNKYSGKTYADTVYPDPFQDPRYQERARSVVKVKREHDKIMPMQVGFRKQGESGIEITDWWPHLATCVDDISFVRSMYTTDNDHAAEFQIHHGRHKLDQKQPVIGSWLSYGLGSLNQNLPEYVFLGSYTDTRVKENFSPDYLGPKYMGVEFSLDPNNPLPFGARLQTVLEKEQANQYALINELNRISSVEYPHDEKLRARINSYELAFRMQRSVPEALNLDTETKETQRLYGIDENETSSYGKRLLAARRLAERGVRFTQVYLSGYGEWDSHQKLKENHTRSCKRVDKPVAGLLKDLKRRGMLDDTVVVFCTEFGRTPAVETRGSTKMPSGRDHHPHGFTIWFAGAGVKRGYVHGATDELGFHAVESPHYVTDIHATLYHLLGLDPTRLDIPGRKRLEIDRGKPILDILS, translated from the coding sequence ATGCAATCAGACCTGACGACCATGCAGCCCCCCTGCGGCCAGATCCAGCGCAGAACGTTCCTGTCAGACCTCGGTTACGGAGCGACAGGCATGGCTTTAAGTATGCTGCTGAACCGGGAAGGCTCCGGGCAGGCCGCCAGTACAAGTTCAGGAGCCGTCACCCAAGGCCCGCATTTCACACCGCGGGCCAAGTCGGTGATCTGGATCTTTCTCTCCGGTGGTTACAGCCAGATGGAGACCTTCGACCCGAAACCGGAATTGAATAAATACAGCGGCAAGACCTACGCCGACACCGTTTATCCCGACCCGTTTCAGGATCCGCGCTACCAGGAGCGGGCTCGCTCTGTGGTGAAAGTCAAACGCGAGCATGACAAAATCATGCCGATGCAGGTTGGCTTTCGCAAACAGGGGGAGTCTGGAATCGAGATCACCGACTGGTGGCCTCACCTGGCTACCTGTGTCGATGACATCTCGTTTGTCCGTTCGATGTATACCACCGATAATGACCACGCCGCCGAGTTCCAGATTCATCACGGGCGTCACAAGCTGGATCAGAAACAACCGGTCATCGGGTCGTGGCTGAGTTACGGTCTGGGCAGCCTGAATCAGAATCTGCCCGAATATGTCTTTCTGGGTTCCTACACCGACACCCGCGTCAAAGAAAACTTCAGCCCCGACTACCTGGGTCCCAAATACATGGGCGTGGAATTCTCGCTCGACCCGAATAATCCGCTCCCGTTTGGCGCCCGTCTTCAGACAGTGCTCGAAAAGGAACAGGCCAATCAGTATGCGCTGATCAATGAACTCAATCGCATTTCGTCAGTCGAGTACCCGCACGACGAGAAACTCCGGGCCCGGATCAATTCCTACGAACTCGCATTTCGCATGCAGCGCTCCGTTCCTGAGGCGCTCAATCTCGACACGGAGACAAAAGAAACACAGCGTCTGTACGGCATCGATGAGAACGAAACCTCGAGCTACGGCAAACGCCTGCTGGCAGCGCGTCGTCTGGCGGAACGGGGCGTCCGGTTCACCCAGGTCTACTTAAGCGGCTACGGCGAATGGGACTCGCATCAGAAACTCAAAGAAAATCATACCCGGTCCTGCAAACGCGTCGACAAACCGGTCGCAGGTCTGCTCAAAGACCTCAAACGCCGCGGAATGCTGGATGATACCGTTGTCGTCTTCTGCACCGAGTTCGGCCGGACCCCTGCGGTGGAAACCCGGGGAAGTACTAAAATGCCCAGCGGCCGCGATCATCATCCTCACGGTTTCACCATCTGGTTTGCCGGTGCGGGCGTCAAGCGAGGCTACGTGCATGGGGCAACCGATGAACTCGGCTTCCACGCCGTCGAATCGCCGCACTATGTCACCGATATTCATGCCACCCTGTATCACCTGCTCGGTCTCGACCCCACGCGGCTCGACATCCCCGGCAGAAAACGTCTGGAAATCGATCGCGGGAAGCCAATCCTGGATATCCTCAGTTGA
- a CDS encoding MBL fold metallo-hydrolase: MTAFLLLSENRFDPFDEFRTPDREGRTLNRIQHINCGTLLVTGYPTVVCHCLLLEGEQGLVLIDSGIGLADVRDPLGRLGQELIDMAGFQFHEHDTAVRRVESLGFSVDDVKHIVLTHCDPDHTGGLADFPAAQIHVAAEELQQVRAGHWRYVSSHFDHGPHWETYARGTCDWFGLESRPVQVGAGLDVRLIPLNGHTLGHCGVAVRQEQGWLLHVGDAYYLRAELTEEDHPVAALAAQRADDDALRCASLAELRRLYSEHANEIELCGYHDLSELPEPLE; the protein is encoded by the coding sequence GTGACTGCTTTTTTACTCTTAAGTGAAAACCGGTTCGACCCTTTTGATGAATTCCGAACTCCGGACAGGGAAGGCAGGACATTGAACAGGATTCAGCATATCAATTGTGGAACGCTGCTGGTGACAGGCTATCCGACCGTAGTCTGTCACTGTCTGCTACTGGAAGGCGAACAGGGGTTGGTGCTCATTGACAGCGGCATCGGTCTGGCTGACGTACGGGATCCCTTAGGACGCCTCGGCCAGGAACTGATCGACATGGCCGGCTTTCAGTTTCATGAGCATGATACAGCGGTCAGGCGTGTGGAAAGTCTGGGATTTTCCGTCGATGACGTCAAACATATTGTGTTGACGCACTGCGATCCGGATCATACCGGTGGTCTGGCCGATTTCCCCGCTGCACAAATACATGTCGCTGCGGAAGAGCTTCAGCAGGTCCGCGCAGGGCACTGGCGTTACGTGAGCAGCCACTTTGACCATGGTCCCCATTGGGAAACTTACGCAAGGGGAACGTGTGACTGGTTTGGGCTGGAGTCACGCCCAGTGCAGGTGGGGGCTGGTCTGGACGTCCGGCTGATTCCACTCAACGGGCATACGCTCGGCCATTGTGGTGTGGCGGTACGTCAGGAGCAGGGCTGGCTGTTGCATGTCGGCGATGCTTACTATTTGCGTGCGGAACTTACGGAAGAGGATCATCCCGTCGCGGCTCTGGCTGCACAGCGGGCCGATGATGATGCACTTCGTTGCGCCAGTCTGGCGGAACTGCGCCGCTTGTATTCGGAGCATGCCAACGAAATCGAACTGTGCGGCTATCACGATCTCAGTGAGCTGCCCGAGCCTCTTGAGTGA
- a CDS encoding carboxypeptidase regulatory-like domain-containing protein codes for MICNVRIKTCLSLFALAACAYGCSGSGIDVDLAPVSGVITMDGQPLENAIVIFSPEKGNPSSGKTDAKGYYELVYVGDAKGAIVGPHKVRISTGKATDGQDSAGSGEADLANASLDDTVNIDTPPPEDGDVTQRRVVKKKKTEKDPIPEKYNTKTTLTADVKDESNTLDFKLESK; via the coding sequence ATGATCTGCAACGTACGAATCAAGACATGCCTTAGTCTGTTTGCTCTGGCTGCCTGTGCCTACGGGTGCTCTGGATCAGGAATCGATGTTGACCTGGCTCCGGTTTCGGGAGTGATTACAATGGATGGTCAGCCGCTGGAAAATGCCATCGTTATCTTTTCACCCGAGAAAGGGAATCCCTCTTCGGGCAAAACCGATGCGAAAGGTTATTACGAACTGGTTTATGTGGGGGATGCCAAAGGCGCGATTGTCGGCCCTCACAAAGTGCGAATTTCGACCGGCAAGGCAACTGACGGACAGGACTCGGCAGGCAGCGGCGAAGCGGATCTGGCCAATGCCTCGCTGGACGATACGGTGAATATTGATACTCCTCCCCCCGAGGACGGAGATGTGACGCAACGTCGTGTCGTCAAGAAAAAGAAAACCGAAAAAGATCCGATTCCCGAAAAGTACAATACCAAAACAACGCTGACCGCTGACGTCAAGGATGAGAGTAATACCCTGGATTTCAAATTAGAATCCAAGTAA
- a CDS encoding PSD1 and planctomycete cytochrome C domain-containing protein, whose protein sequence is MQWPTLVVSCCVSLCVSLPLRAETPPVPVDYAQQIKPLLKAHCFACHGVLKQESALRLDAGKFILKGGEIGKAVVPGKSAESLLFQVIGDDPDFAMPPEGQGRKLTPEEVALIRTWIDQGAQFPVNDSPEPAPTEHWAFQPVKRPAIPQTNSPSQNPIDAFLLARQLEGGLTPQPQADKATRLRRLYLDLIGLPPRPTELSAFLNDTRPDAWQRVIDDLLSRPQYGERWGRHWMDVWRYSDWYGRRGAKDMTNSYSLTWRWRDWIIRSLNEDKAYDVMVRQMLAADELAPNDRENLVATGFIVRNFYRWNYHTWLKDNVEHTAKAFLGLTMNCCECHDHKYDPISQEEYFAFRSLFEPIDLRHDRVPGEADPGPFPDYKLSVRNGPVRTGMVRIYDRHPDALARFYTGGLEQNIVKDKPPIEAGTIQFLGGDEIQIQPVKLPATAWYPGLKPFVIEEETQTRTAAVEQAQQKWDAESPSLEQQLKEQEQIQTRLLAEYRAWQETHQTADSPSSRQTLQLTGGEGRRALARELTGWNELPEQLEIHFQLRLHADKMVNFQLSNDLAAGRTNLYVAFEAGNILTYAPGSTNVTTIGSFPTEVKPLDLQVDLNLQPAKDIALLTVTRSQDQSIIIKETPIALNGWNPARSVNRGLFLDAHAGSRAEFDHIVFLAPGGRELNRFDFEFPDYSDGTDVTSTSDWILTRFSKGNATSKITLQKPLSPEEQQWQQKISAARQQLSLVQLKRDLLQSELEAARAELAQYQARVDAARARHIDESPVADALARAACQAEWKAKRSASQQQVAAAALKLHTAQLLPNTEKTRSKQIQDAQQQLTQARTALAAAEKPRDAQSMDFAPLSRIFPQQSSGRRAALAQWITSPDNPLTARVAVNHIWMRHFGQPLVDSVYNFGRSGAQPTHPQLIDWLAAELMAHDWKMKHIHRLILSSDAYQRSSKGVAAGNPNLAADRDNRLLWKFPLRRMEAEVVRDSLFYLADDLDTTMFGQEIEQDQGLTTNRRSLYYSYHGEAKMEFLALFDGPSSTDCYRRQTTVRPQQALALTNSQLALKQGRRIAARLWTEQAQLTGKSPSEQDLDFIRNTFKLILSRTPNQREQSAALRFLEHQQSLFQKVPQATDQKPAEQNNPFEQPATDPAARARESLVQALFNHNDFVTIR, encoded by the coding sequence ATGCAATGGCCTACCCTCGTCGTGTCCTGCTGCGTCAGTTTATGTGTCTCTCTCCCGCTTCGCGCGGAAACGCCCCCCGTCCCCGTTGACTACGCACAGCAGATCAAACCCCTGCTAAAAGCGCACTGCTTCGCCTGTCATGGTGTGTTGAAACAGGAATCAGCCTTACGCCTTGATGCGGGGAAATTCATTCTCAAGGGAGGCGAAATCGGTAAGGCCGTTGTCCCGGGGAAATCCGCGGAGAGTCTGCTCTTTCAGGTGATCGGTGACGATCCGGATTTCGCTATGCCGCCCGAAGGACAGGGACGCAAACTGACTCCTGAAGAAGTCGCCTTGATCCGCACCTGGATCGATCAGGGAGCACAATTTCCTGTCAACGATTCTCCCGAACCAGCGCCCACAGAACACTGGGCCTTTCAGCCAGTCAAACGTCCTGCGATACCACAGACCAATTCTCCCTCGCAAAATCCCATCGACGCTTTTCTACTGGCCCGTCAATTGGAAGGTGGACTGACTCCACAACCCCAGGCGGACAAAGCGACCCGGCTTCGTCGACTCTACCTGGATCTGATCGGGCTGCCTCCCCGTCCGACGGAACTGTCTGCCTTTCTGAACGACACACGCCCCGATGCCTGGCAGCGCGTGATTGACGACCTGCTCAGCCGTCCGCAATACGGAGAACGCTGGGGACGTCACTGGATGGACGTCTGGCGTTACAGCGACTGGTACGGCAGACGGGGCGCGAAAGACATGACCAACAGCTATTCCCTGACCTGGCGGTGGCGCGACTGGATCATTCGCTCCCTCAACGAAGACAAAGCCTACGACGTGATGGTCCGTCAGATGCTGGCAGCAGACGAACTCGCCCCCAACGACCGGGAGAATCTCGTCGCCACCGGATTCATCGTCCGCAATTTTTATCGCTGGAACTATCACACCTGGCTCAAGGACAATGTCGAGCATACGGCCAAAGCATTTCTGGGACTGACCATGAACTGCTGCGAATGCCACGATCATAAATATGACCCGATCAGCCAGGAAGAATACTTCGCCTTCCGTTCCCTGTTTGAACCGATTGACCTCAGGCACGATCGGGTTCCCGGCGAAGCCGATCCGGGCCCCTTTCCCGATTATAAGCTGAGCGTGCGTAACGGACCGGTTCGCACCGGCATGGTCCGCATTTACGATCGACACCCCGATGCCCTCGCCCGGTTTTATACCGGCGGTCTGGAACAGAACATCGTCAAAGACAAGCCCCCCATTGAAGCCGGGACGATTCAGTTTCTGGGCGGTGATGAAATTCAGATCCAACCGGTCAAGCTGCCGGCAACCGCCTGGTACCCCGGACTCAAACCGTTTGTGATTGAGGAAGAAACACAGACAAGAACGGCGGCTGTAGAGCAGGCACAGCAGAAATGGGACGCGGAGTCCCCCAGCCTCGAACAACAGCTCAAAGAACAGGAGCAGATACAGACCAGACTGCTGGCAGAATACAGAGCCTGGCAGGAGACTCATCAAACGGCGGACAGCCCGTCCAGCCGACAGACACTGCAATTAACCGGTGGAGAGGGTCGCCGCGCACTCGCCCGGGAACTGACAGGCTGGAACGAACTGCCCGAGCAACTGGAAATTCACTTTCAGCTGCGACTCCATGCCGACAAGATGGTGAATTTTCAACTCTCGAACGATCTGGCCGCAGGGCGAACTAATTTGTATGTCGCCTTCGAAGCGGGGAACATTCTGACTTATGCTCCCGGCAGCACAAATGTCACCACCATAGGTTCATTCCCAACTGAGGTAAAACCACTCGATCTGCAAGTGGACCTCAACCTGCAGCCTGCGAAGGACATCGCCCTGCTGACGGTCACCCGCAGTCAGGATCAATCGATCATCATTAAAGAGACACCGATTGCCCTCAATGGCTGGAATCCGGCCCGCAGTGTCAACCGCGGTCTCTTCCTCGATGCCCACGCCGGCAGTCGCGCAGAATTTGATCATATCGTCTTCCTCGCGCCGGGAGGTCGGGAACTTAATCGCTTCGATTTCGAATTCCCGGACTACTCCGACGGCACTGATGTCACGAGCACGAGCGACTGGATTCTCACGCGGTTCAGCAAGGGAAATGCGACTTCGAAAATCACGCTCCAGAAACCGCTGTCCCCCGAGGAACAACAGTGGCAACAAAAAATCAGCGCCGCCCGCCAGCAGTTGTCTCTGGTTCAGCTTAAGCGGGACCTGTTGCAATCCGAACTAGAAGCGGCCCGGGCCGAACTCGCACAGTACCAGGCGCGCGTCGACGCGGCCCGCGCCCGTCACATCGATGAGTCACCAGTGGCCGATGCACTGGCGCGTGCTGCCTGTCAGGCGGAATGGAAGGCGAAACGAAGTGCGTCTCAGCAGCAGGTCGCAGCCGCCGCATTAAAACTGCACACCGCTCAACTGCTCCCCAATACTGAGAAAACACGCAGCAAACAGATTCAGGATGCGCAACAACAGCTCACGCAGGCCCGGACCGCGCTGGCAGCCGCGGAAAAACCGCGGGACGCACAGTCGATGGACTTCGCTCCCCTGAGTCGGATCTTCCCCCAACAAAGTTCGGGCAGGAGAGCCGCCCTGGCGCAGTGGATTACGAGTCCTGATAATCCGCTCACCGCGCGTGTCGCCGTCAATCACATCTGGATGAGGCACTTCGGACAGCCGCTGGTCGATTCAGTCTATAACTTTGGACGCAGTGGCGCCCAACCCACGCATCCACAACTCATTGACTGGCTCGCTGCGGAACTCATGGCGCATGACTGGAAAATGAAACACATTCATCGCCTGATTCTCAGCAGCGACGCTTACCAGCGAAGTTCGAAGGGAGTGGCAGCCGGAAACCCAAATCTGGCCGCGGACCGCGACAATCGACTGCTCTGGAAATTCCCTCTGCGTAGAATGGAAGCGGAAGTCGTCCGCGACAGCCTGTTTTATCTCGCGGATGACCTGGATACGACGATGTTCGGACAGGAGATCGAACAGGACCAGGGACTCACCACAAACCGCCGCAGTCTCTACTATTCCTATCACGGTGAAGCGAAAATGGAATTCCTGGCTCTGTTTGACGGTCCCAGTTCCACCGACTGTTACCGCAGACAGACTACGGTCCGCCCCCAGCAGGCGCTCGCGTTAACCAACAGCCAGCTGGCACTCAAACAGGGCCGTCGAATTGCGGCGCGTCTCTGGACCGAGCAGGCACAACTCACTGGGAAAAGCCCGTCCGAACAGGATCTCGATTTCATCCGGAATACATTTAAACTGATTCTCTCGCGCACACCCAACCAGCGCGAGCAGTCCGCAGCGCTCCGCTTCCTGGAACACCAACAGTCCCTGTTCCAGAAAGTTCCTCAAGCGACGGACCAGAAACCAGCAGAACAGAATAATCCCTTTGAACAACCCGCTACCGATCCAGCAGCCCGTGCCCGGGAAAGTCTGGTGCAGGCGCTGTTCAACCATAATGATTTTGTCACCATCCGTTAA
- a CDS encoding DUF1559 domain-containing protein produces MRRVTVKRGFTLIELLVVIAIIAILIALLLPAVQQAREAARRSTCKNNLKQIGLALHNYHETHRCFPQMHVETRRTAADDVTTDSYLAWTVMLLPFMDQATIYNQINMNTPWRANYTGTPPQEPLIKTVIPVFNCPTDPMEGLNTNIGSWGKSNYPGIYSPCDINPANGQGRCYAGAFNNHNVNRIRDFTDGTSNVIMVGERTTEGVPAGGLWIGASNTNNGHNYANWPYHTALVRTWQGATATPTPSTIYLINGINQSTGTKYEWSLGSSHTGGCHFLFGDGRIKFISENTDGNTLVYLAGINDKNVLGEY; encoded by the coding sequence ATGAGGCGTGTAACTGTCAAACGGGGTTTTACCCTGATCGAACTTCTGGTGGTGATTGCCATCATCGCCATTCTGATTGCCCTGTTATTACCGGCAGTGCAACAGGCCCGTGAAGCAGCCCGACGAAGTACCTGCAAAAACAATCTGAAGCAGATCGGACTGGCGCTCCACAACTATCATGAAACCCATCGTTGTTTCCCACAGATGCATGTGGAAACGCGCCGGACTGCTGCCGATGATGTGACCACCGACAGCTATCTCGCCTGGACGGTCATGCTGTTGCCCTTCATGGATCAGGCCACGATCTACAACCAGATCAACATGAATACTCCCTGGCGGGCCAACTACACGGGAACGCCGCCGCAGGAACCGCTGATCAAAACCGTGATTCCGGTGTTTAACTGTCCGACTGACCCGATGGAAGGATTGAACACTAATATCGGTAGCTGGGGCAAGTCAAATTATCCGGGGATTTACTCTCCGTGTGATATCAACCCGGCAAATGGGCAGGGCCGCTGCTACGCAGGTGCATTCAACAACCATAACGTTAACCGCATTCGTGATTTCACCGATGGTACCAGTAACGTCATTATGGTGGGAGAACGAACCACAGAAGGGGTACCGGCCGGTGGTCTGTGGATCGGTGCCTCGAACACCAATAATGGGCACAATTACGCCAACTGGCCTTACCATACGGCTCTGGTCCGCACCTGGCAGGGGGCGACTGCGACTCCGACTCCGTCCACGATCTACCTGATCAACGGAATCAACCAGTCGACTGGAACCAAGTATGAATGGTCGCTGGGCAGTTCGCACACCGGCGGCTGTCATTTTCTGTTCGGTGACGGTCGGATCAAATTTATCAGCGAGAATACCGATGGGAACACCCTGGTATACCTGGCTGGTATCAACGATAAGAACGTGCTTGGAGAATACTAA
- a CDS encoding DUF6268 family outer membrane beta-barrel protein, with product MRAEPAPFESKAPVAEPGLAFLLPTDQFLRQELDEPDDSDPLLPPPLEDALSPIEPTPNPDTESLPDLKTLLRPRFDISAEWEPEADGVEMISSDLNLKLPLYPVFGPPPPFLTAGYSFTRINAPVQLDLPRDLHQFSLGVSWMRPLNDRWLVRTTLSGVFATDFYNTGSMAWQFRGGMFAIYRPNEEWDLAFGALATGQEDIPVLPVIGATWRPSSSVKVNLMLPNPRISYLISESETRQQWAYVGGGMSGGNWAYNLRDGSPERLNYREWRLVVGWESMPPRTPGRFQSPGASYLIEAGYVFGRKFEREHQAADIKIDNTLLLHTGIRF from the coding sequence TTGCGCGCAGAGCCCGCGCCGTTCGAGTCAAAAGCTCCAGTTGCTGAACCCGGTCTCGCTTTTCTGCTCCCCACCGATCAGTTTCTCCGACAGGAATTAGACGAACCAGACGACAGCGATCCCCTGCTTCCTCCGCCTCTCGAAGATGCGTTATCTCCGATTGAGCCGACACCGAACCCCGACACAGAATCATTACCAGACCTGAAAACGTTGCTGCGTCCGCGCTTCGATATCTCTGCAGAGTGGGAGCCGGAAGCTGACGGCGTGGAAATGATTTCTTCTGATCTTAACTTAAAACTGCCTCTCTACCCGGTGTTTGGTCCGCCACCCCCATTCCTGACCGCCGGCTATTCCTTCACCCGTATCAACGCACCGGTCCAGCTCGACCTGCCCCGCGACTTGCATCAGTTCTCGCTGGGTGTGTCCTGGATGCGTCCGCTGAATGATCGCTGGCTCGTCCGCACGACATTGAGCGGCGTCTTCGCAACCGACTTTTACAATACAGGCAGCATGGCCTGGCAGTTCCGCGGCGGTATGTTTGCCATCTATCGCCCCAACGAAGAGTGGGATCTCGCCTTCGGTGCCCTGGCGACAGGTCAGGAAGACATTCCCGTCCTGCCAGTGATCGGTGCCACCTGGCGTCCCTCATCCTCTGTCAAAGTCAACCTGATGCTTCCCAATCCGCGGATCTCGTATCTCATCTCCGAATCCGAAACGCGGCAGCAGTGGGCCTATGTCGGCGGGGGGATGTCCGGCGGTAACTGGGCCTACAATCTCCGCGATGGTTCGCCCGAACGATTGAATTATCGTGAATGGCGGCTGGTTGTCGGCTGGGAATCAATGCCTCCCCGTACGCCCGGACGTTTTCAATCTCCGGGAGCCAGTTATCTCATTGAGGCAGGTTATGTCTTCGGTCGTAAGTTCGAACGGGAACACCAGGCAGCCGACATCAAGATCGACAATACTCTGCTTCTGCACACAGGCATCCGATTTTAA
- a CDS encoding SOUL family heme-binding protein has product MNRRKMIYLILALVVVVLFVSGWRMTSRSAYESAAYDVVKSEGDFEVREYPDLKLAMTSSEFDAQGKDGSFMRLFRYIDGANQETQKVAMTTPVFMEPEHDQVAGQMAFVLPQKYDSQTVPQPVSEAVQIQERKGGRFAVIRFSGRLNQETVKNAEAKLRDWASGAGLVCQNEVEYAGYDPPWTPGPFRRNEVLIRLKDETSSRQ; this is encoded by the coding sequence ATGAATCGAAGAAAAATGATCTATCTAATTTTGGCTCTTGTTGTCGTGGTTCTGTTCGTGTCTGGCTGGAGAATGACTTCGCGTTCTGCTTATGAATCAGCCGCCTATGATGTTGTCAAATCGGAAGGTGACTTCGAAGTCAGAGAATATCCTGATCTGAAACTGGCGATGACCAGCAGTGAGTTTGATGCGCAGGGAAAAGATGGCAGCTTCATGCGTCTGTTTCGTTATATCGACGGTGCAAATCAGGAGACGCAGAAAGTCGCGATGACCACACCCGTATTTATGGAACCTGAGCACGACCAGGTGGCTGGTCAGATGGCGTTTGTCCTTCCGCAGAAATATGACAGCCAGACAGTTCCGCAGCCTGTGAGTGAGGCGGTGCAGATTCAGGAACGTAAAGGGGGCCGTTTTGCGGTGATCCGATTCAGCGGTCGTCTGAATCAGGAGACCGTTAAAAACGCCGAAGCAAAGTTGCGTGACTGGGCCAGCGGTGCAGGACTCGTCTGCCAGAACGAAGTGGAATACGCGGGCTACGATCCACCGTGGACTCCCGGACCCTTCCGCCGAAATGAAGTTCTGATTCGACTGAAAGACGAAACTTCATCCAGACAATAA